One part of the Mytilus trossulus isolate FHL-02 chromosome 11, PNRI_Mtr1.1.1.hap1, whole genome shotgun sequence genome encodes these proteins:
- the LOC134690626 gene encoding fibrinogen-like protein A isoform X2, whose product MYQIFLWLVLLNSGMVVCCSKDVPMVRGVRNDRESSEDDVRVDKMMQELQDICIDSNRHQTIKELKKDTQNILDNIEVYKDVVKLNAKLKKEIKWIIQESKEERETRRIFGLLKQDTKGICLPIAKYKDCTELKKKTKKTLDDGAYNIYPWGDNPVQAYCDMTTDGGGWTVMLKRYIGSVGFKRNWKECENGFGDINGDFWFGNNYIHLLTSSGKYELRVDMVDKNNKTVYAVYKTFVVGDSESKYKLTVGDYSGNAGDRLQSHNGMKFTTVDQDNDTFKTNCADYNSGSWWYFHCSTCDLSRTDVKPYWGSVISKPIMMIRKI is encoded by the exons ATGTACCAAATCTTTCTTTGGTTGGTCTTGTTAAATTCCGGAATGGTCGTATGCTGTTCAAAAGATGTGCCTATGGTCAGAg GTGTTCGAAATGACCGTGAGTCCTCGGAGGATGATGTGAGAGTCGACAAAATGATGCAGGAGTTACAAG ATATATGCATCGATAGTAACCGACACCAAACTATAAAAGAGCTGAAAAAGGATACCCAGAATATTCTAGACA ATATTGAGGTATACAAAGATGTGGTTAAATTAAATGCAAAactcaaaaaagaaataaagtggATCATTCAAG AATCAAAAGAAGAGAGGGAAACTCGGAGAATATTTGGCCTACTAAAACAGGACACTAAAG GAATATGTTTACCAATTGCAAAGTACAAAGACTGTACAGAgttaaagaagaaaacaaagaaaacactagaTGATGGTGCTTACAATATTTATCCATGGGGAGATAATCCTGTTCAGGCGTACTGTGATATGACCACAGACGGGGGTGGATGGACG GTTATGTTAAAACGGTATATTGGATCTGTTGGTTTTAAACGTAATTGGAAGGAATGCGAAAATGGATTTGGTGATATCAATGGAGACTTCTGGTTcg GCAACAATTACATCCATTTGTTGACCTCCAGTGGGAAGTACGAGTTGAGAGTGGACATGGTggacaaaaacaacaaaacagtaTACGCTgtgtataaaacatttgttgTCGGAGACTCTGAATCAAAATACAAACTTACAGTTGGCGATTACTCCGGAAATGCAG GTGATAGATTACAAAGTCACAACGGCATGAAATTTACAACTGTGGACCAGGACAACGACACATTTAAAACCAATTGTGCAGACTACAACTCAGGATCCTGGTGGTATTTTCATTGTTCCACGTGTGACCTTAGTCGTACTGATGTCAAACCGTACTGGGGCAGTGTCATATCGAAACCAATTATGATGATCCGAAAAATATAA